From Polynucleobacter difficilis, a single genomic window includes:
- a CDS encoding transposase: MARQARIVISGQAMHVLVHGNNRETLFHAPADYTTYLDWLRTAAAQFSVAVHAYALMPNHVHLLLSPKESQSLAKLMQSLGRRYAQFFNQKHGRTGTVWEGRYRSSLIDPDYVLRCQRYIELNPVRSGLESRPTDHPWTSYASHIGGKAEVWLQDHPRFWGLGNTPFERQMAWANWVKEGAPHSEDRAITEAVLRSKPWVGPEYAKTLFKGNLDFMQIRPRGRPIKKDPPEVRPT; this comes from the coding sequence ATGGCACGCCAGGCGCGCATTGTTATTTCGGGTCAGGCAATGCATGTGCTGGTGCATGGAAATAATCGTGAGACCTTGTTTCATGCGCCGGCAGACTACACCACTTACCTCGATTGGCTGCGCACTGCAGCCGCTCAATTTTCAGTAGCGGTTCATGCTTATGCGCTAATGCCCAATCATGTGCATTTGCTCCTCAGTCCCAAAGAGTCGCAGTCGCTAGCGAAATTAATGCAATCCTTAGGGCGGCGCTATGCGCAATTCTTTAATCAAAAGCACGGACGTACCGGAACAGTTTGGGAGGGCCGTTATCGCTCATCCTTAATTGATCCCGATTACGTTCTACGTTGTCAGCGTTACATTGAGCTAAATCCTGTCCGTAGCGGCCTGGAATCCCGGCCTACTGACCATCCTTGGACGAGTTATGCCAGTCACATCGGCGGAAAAGCGGAAGTATGGTTACAAGACCACCCGCGGTTTTGGGGCCTCGGAAATACCCCGTTTGAGCGTCAAATGGCTTGGGCAAACTGGGTCAAAGAAGGTGCCCCCCACTCGGAGGACCGCGCAATTACAGAAGCCGTTCTACGGTCAAAGCCATGGGTAGGCCCAGAGTATGCAAAAACCCTCTTTAAGGGCAATCTAGACTTTATGCAGATTCGCCCACGTGGGCGCCCGATTAAAAAAGACCCTCCCGAAGTAAGGCCAACTTAA
- a CDS encoding ABC transporter ATP-binding protein, translated as MNHSESPQSHTSKDDVVVSIQDVNFSYAPGERQILSGLNMEFRRGKVVAVMGGSGCGKTTVLRLIGGQVTTTEGKVLFESSNVGQMSSAELMQARRRMGMLFQFGALFTDLSVFENVAFPLREHTNLSEDLLRSLVLMKLNAVGLRGARDLMPGQISGGMARRVALARAIALDPPLIMYDEPFAGLDPIALGITARLIRDLNTALGATSILVTHDVEETFAIADYVYFIANGRIGAQGTPDELNRSSDPFVRQFLDASPDGPVPFHYPGADLLDDFAAQVDAR; from the coding sequence TTGAATCATTCTGAATCTCCGCAAAGTCACACCAGCAAAGATGATGTTGTTGTCTCGATTCAGGACGTTAACTTTTCCTATGCGCCGGGTGAGCGTCAGATTTTGTCTGGCCTCAATATGGAGTTTCGCCGCGGCAAGGTAGTTGCTGTGATGGGTGGCTCGGGTTGTGGCAAAACAACCGTGCTGCGTTTGATTGGTGGCCAAGTTACCACAACGGAAGGTAAGGTCTTATTCGAGAGCAGTAACGTTGGTCAAATGAGCAGTGCGGAGTTGATGCAGGCGCGCCGGCGTATGGGCATGCTGTTTCAGTTTGGCGCTCTGTTTACAGACCTCAGTGTTTTTGAAAACGTCGCTTTTCCGCTGCGCGAGCATACCAACCTCAGCGAGGATTTGTTACGTAGCCTTGTACTCATGAAACTCAATGCAGTGGGTTTGCGCGGCGCACGTGATTTGATGCCCGGGCAAATCTCGGGCGGCATGGCAAGGCGTGTGGCACTCGCGCGCGCGATTGCACTTGATCCGCCACTCATCATGTATGACGAGCCGTTTGCTGGCTTAGACCCGATTGCACTGGGCATTACAGCGCGTTTGATTCGTGATCTGAATACCGCACTCGGCGCCACTAGTATTTTGGTCACCCATGATGTGGAAGAAACGTTTGCGATTGCAGATTACGTGTACTTCATTGCCAATGGCCGCATTGGCGCCCAAGGCACGCCCGACGAACTCAATCGTTCAAGCGATCCATTTGTGCGCCAGTTCTTGGATGCTTCTCCCGATGGACCGGTGCCATTTCATTATCCGGGCGCAGACCTCTTGGATGATTTTGCTGCCCAGGTAGACGCGCGATGA
- a CDS encoding MlaA family lipoprotein, whose product MKHAIRRVFIAVLSVSMIGCATIPAGVQPSAQDPWESFNRSIFSFNEGLDTYVLKPVTTGYRYVVPSVARDGINNFFGNYNDIYSALNQLLQGNPGVAAKGLMRVVVNTLFGLGGFIDMATPGGLPKNKADFGQTFGVWGIPSGPYVVLPFFGPSSVRDTFGTAADIESDYLLRLLPDVALRNSLTGLRIVNARNNYYQAGDLLEGAAIDKYSFVRDGYIQRRQYQIDESKAGYDDEEPLPPFQNPYE is encoded by the coding sequence ATGAAGCACGCCATCAGACGTGTTTTTATTGCTGTACTGTCCGTAAGCATGATTGGATGCGCCACTATTCCGGCGGGTGTCCAGCCTTCGGCGCAAGACCCATGGGAGTCATTTAACCGCTCTATTTTCAGTTTCAATGAAGGCTTAGACACATACGTTCTCAAGCCGGTAACTACCGGTTATCGCTATGTGGTGCCTTCCGTGGCGCGCGATGGCATCAATAATTTTTTTGGTAACTACAACGATATTTATTCTGCACTGAACCAGTTATTGCAAGGCAATCCCGGCGTAGCAGCCAAAGGCTTGATGCGTGTGGTCGTTAACACCCTTTTTGGATTGGGCGGCTTCATTGATATGGCCACGCCTGGGGGCCTACCAAAAAACAAAGCCGACTTTGGGCAAACCTTCGGCGTGTGGGGTATTCCATCGGGCCCCTATGTTGTCTTGCCGTTTTTTGGCCCTAGCTCGGTGCGCGATACCTTTGGAACGGCCGCTGACATAGAGTCCGATTATTTATTGCGCTTATTGCCTGACGTTGCCTTGCGAAATAGCCTGACTGGCTTACGTATCGTGAATGCTCGAAATAACTACTATCAGGCTGGCGATCTTTTGGAAGGCGCGGCAATTGATAAGTACTCTTTTGTGCGGGATGGGTACATTCAGCGTCGACAGTACCAAATTGATGAAAGTAAGGCGGGTTATGACGATGAAGAACCACTGCCGCCATTTCAAAATCCCTACGAATAG
- a CDS encoding MlaC/ttg2D family ABC transporter substrate-binding protein translates to MNIRNIFSICTALAAIWFVNPVSAQNAPIDESSPNGLIRSIVSDVMASIKADPEIQKGNIARVVDLVEKKIVPYTDMRRTTEMSMGPNWRKATPEQQTQLIAEFKTLLIRTYSGALSQVRDQTVQYKALRAAPTDTEVIVRTVVLGRGDPIPLDYRLEKTPAGWKVYDINVLGVWLVENYRNQFTNQINQNGIDGLIAFLKERNKMLASARPSN, encoded by the coding sequence ATCAATATCCGCAACATTTTTTCCATCTGCACTGCACTGGCCGCAATCTGGTTTGTTAACCCGGTTAGCGCCCAAAATGCCCCCATCGACGAATCCAGTCCAAATGGATTAATTCGCAGCATTGTGAGCGATGTCATGGCCTCGATTAAAGCGGATCCAGAAATTCAGAAGGGCAATATTGCGCGTGTAGTTGATCTGGTAGAGAAGAAAATTGTTCCCTATACCGATATGCGGCGTACCACCGAGATGTCGATGGGCCCCAATTGGCGAAAGGCAACACCAGAGCAACAAACGCAACTCATCGCTGAATTTAAAACCCTATTGATCCGCACGTACTCGGGCGCATTAAGCCAGGTGCGCGATCAAACCGTTCAATACAAAGCCTTGCGTGCAGCGCCCACGGATACCGAAGTAATTGTGCGTACGGTGGTGCTTGGCCGCGGCGACCCGATTCCGCTGGATTACCGTTTGGAGAAAACACCTGCTGGCTGGAAGGTATATGACATCAACGTTTTAGGGGTGTGGCTGGTAGAAAACTACCGTAACCAATTTACAAATCAAATTAATCAAAATGGTATTGATGGCCTGATCGCGTTTTTAAAAGAGCGTAATAAGATGCTGGCCTCTGCTCGTCCTAGTAATTAA
- a CDS encoding glutamate synthase subunit beta, whose product MGKVTGFMEFERVKETYEAPVTRLHHYKEFVAALSDDEAKVQSARCMDCGIPFCNNGCPVNNIIPDFNELVFQGDWKNAIEVLHSTNNFPEFTGRICPAPCESACTLGINRDAVGIKSIEHAIIDKAWENGWVKPMPSKTKTGKKVAIVGSGPAGMAAAQQLARVGHDVTVYEKNDRVGGLLRYGIPDFKMEKWLIDRRVEQMQAEGVVFATGVYVGKEVMGAEVKNYSSKTVTPEQLMKEFDAVIISGGAEQPRDLPVPGRELEGIHYALEFLIPQNKEVAGDLQNGIRATGKHVVVIGGGDTGSDCVGTSNRHGANHVTQFELLPQPPEEENKPLVWPYWPTKLRTSSSHEEGCERDWSVGTKRFEGKNGKVEKLIGVRLEWQGGKMTEVPNSEFEIKADLVLLAMGFVSPAQQVLNAFGVDKDARGNAKAHVEGQKAYQTNVAKVFAAGDMRRGQSLVVWAIREGRQCAHAVDSYLMGSSVLPL is encoded by the coding sequence ATGGGTAAGGTCACTGGATTTATGGAGTTTGAGCGTGTTAAGGAAACCTACGAGGCTCCCGTAACGCGCTTACACCACTACAAAGAGTTTGTTGCAGCACTCAGCGATGATGAAGCTAAAGTGCAGAGCGCACGCTGTATGGATTGCGGCATTCCGTTTTGCAATAACGGCTGCCCAGTCAACAACATCATTCCGGACTTTAATGAACTGGTATTTCAGGGAGATTGGAAAAATGCCATTGAAGTACTGCACTCCACTAACAATTTCCCTGAATTTACTGGCCGTATTTGTCCTGCTCCATGTGAGTCTGCCTGTACATTAGGCATCAATCGGGATGCCGTTGGCATCAAATCAATTGAGCATGCCATCATTGACAAGGCTTGGGAAAATGGTTGGGTTAAGCCCATGCCGTCCAAAACGAAAACGGGCAAAAAAGTAGCGATTGTCGGATCAGGCCCTGCCGGTATGGCAGCGGCACAGCAATTGGCGCGCGTTGGCCACGATGTCACCGTATATGAAAAGAATGATCGGGTTGGTGGCTTACTGCGCTATGGCATTCCTGACTTCAAGATGGAAAAGTGGCTGATTGATCGCCGCGTTGAGCAAATGCAAGCTGAAGGCGTTGTCTTCGCTACCGGCGTTTATGTTGGCAAAGAGGTAATGGGCGCGGAAGTCAAAAACTATTCCAGCAAGACAGTCACACCAGAGCAGTTGATGAAGGAATTTGATGCCGTCATTATTAGCGGCGGCGCAGAGCAGCCCCGTGATTTACCAGTTCCTGGGCGCGAACTCGAGGGTATCCATTACGCTCTGGAATTCTTAATTCCGCAAAATAAAGAAGTCGCTGGCGATTTGCAAAATGGCATTCGTGCAACAGGCAAGCACGTTGTGGTGATTGGCGGCGGCGATACCGGTTCGGATTGCGTTGGTACGTCGAATCGCCACGGTGCAAATCATGTGACCCAATTTGAATTGTTGCCTCAGCCTCCCGAGGAAGAGAACAAGCCCTTAGTTTGGCCGTATTGGCCAACCAAGTTGCGCACCTCCTCATCGCATGAAGAGGGTTGTGAGCGCGATTGGTCGGTAGGTACAAAACGCTTTGAGGGTAAAAACGGCAAGGTTGAAAAACTCATTGGCGTCCGTTTGGAGTGGCAAGGCGGCAAGATGACAGAAGTGCCAAACTCGGAGTTTGAGATCAAGGCCGACCTCGTTTTGTTGGCCATGGGCTTTGTATCTCCTGCTCAGCAAGTACTGAATGCATTTGGCGTCGATAAAGATGCGCGCGGCAATGCGAAGGCCCACGTTGAAGGTCAAAAAGCCTACCAAACCAATGTAGCAAAGGTATTTGCTGCCGGCGATATGCGTCGTGGCCAGTCTTTGGTGGTTTGGGCGATTCGGGAAGGCCGTCAGTGTGCGCATGCAGTGGATTCGTATTTAATGGGCTCATCGGTATTGCCGCTCTAA
- a CDS encoding STAS domain-containing protein yields MPYTLPSTLTQQNALAVEADGLRDLALLETVDCAALSDFDSSALAVLIAWQKKLRQAQRELTLVSSPLKLCVLAQVYGVAELLGTPVA; encoded by the coding sequence ATGCCGTATACCCTGCCATCTACCTTAACCCAGCAAAATGCTTTAGCAGTCGAGGCTGATGGACTACGCGATCTGGCGCTATTAGAAACGGTCGATTGTGCTGCGCTGAGCGATTTTGATTCCAGTGCGTTGGCTGTCTTGATTGCATGGCAAAAAAAATTACGGCAGGCTCAGCGCGAGCTAACCTTGGTAAGTTCACCACTAAAATTGTGTGTCTTAGCCCAGGTTTACGGCGTTGCTGAGTTGTTGGGCACGCCAGTAGCATGA
- a CDS encoding glutamate synthase-related protein, producing the protein MNSKITKNTSDTSKVAAETIRPIAQGLYDPANEHDACGVGFVAHIKGKKSHAIVAQGLQILENLDHRGAVGADPLMGDGAGILIQVPDLLYREEMAKQGVTLPPFGEYGVGMIFLPKESASRLACEQELERTVRLEGQVVLGWRDVPIDVKLPMSPTVQKTEPFIRQIFIGRGRDIMTTDALERKLYVIRKTASHAIQDLHLKHGKEYFVASMSARTIVYKGLLLANQVGAYYLDLQDQRCVSALALVHQRFSTNTFPAWELAHPYRMIAHNGEINTVKGNVNWVNARTGAISSPVLGDDLQKLWPLIYPGQSDTACFDNCLELLVMAGYPLAQAMMMMIPEAWEQHTLMDENRRAFYEYHAAMMEPWDGPAAMAFTDGRQIGATLDRNGLRPARYYVTDDDLVIMGSEAGVLPVPENKIVQKWRLQPGKMFMIDMEQGRIIDDLELKDAVSKAKPYKSWIDAVRVKLDEVDLSKKDSVDEQVHIRPAAKLLDRQQAFGYSQEDLKYLMAPMALSGEEAIGSMGNDSPLAVLSNKDKSLYNYFKQLFAQVTNPPIDSIRENMVMSLVSFVGPKPNLLDTNNINPPMRLEVSQPILDFEEMAKIRHIEHYTNGKFRTYELDICYPVAWGKEGIEARLASLCAEAADAVSLGFNIVLISDRQVDEKHVAIPALLATSAIHQHLVAKGLRTSVGLVVETGSARETHHFALLAGYGAEAIHPFLAMETLAEMAKGLPGDLSPEKAIKNYVKAVGKGLQKVMSKMGISTYMSYTGSQIFEAIGLNQEVIQQYFKNTPSNVGGIGVFEIAEEALHMHQQAFGNDPVLSNMLEAGGEYAYRVRGENHMWTPDTIAKLQHAARTGSDKGYQTYKEYANIINDQSKRQMTLRGLFEFKVDPAKAIPLDEVESAKEIVKRFATGAMSLGSISTEAHATLAIAMNRIGGKSNTGEGGEDPNRYKNELKGIPIRKGESLASILGSDVVEANIPLEDGDSLRSKIKQVASGRFGVTAEYLRSADQLQIKMAQGAKPGEGGQLPGSKVSDYIGKLRYSVPGVGLISPPPHHDIYSIEDIAQLIHDLKNVNPKADVSVKLVAEVGVGTVAAGVAKAKADHVVIAGHDGGTGASPLSSIKHAGSPWELGLAETQQTLVLNRLRSRIRVQADGQMKTGRDVVIGALLGADEFGFATAPLVVEGCIMMRKCHLNTCPVGVATQDPELRKKFAGKPEHVVNFFFFVAEEAREIMAQLGIRKFDDLIGRVDLLDTRKGIDNWKTHGLDFSKIFAAPAVPADVPRYQVLTQDHGLGTALDHILIEKSEPALERGEKVSFIVPVKNVNRTVGAMLSGEIAQRYGHAGLPDDTIHIQLNGTAGQSFAAFLAHGVTLDLVGDANDYVGKGLSGGRVIVRAPHEFRGDTAKNIIVGNTVLYGAIGGEAFFNGVAGERFAVRNSGATAVVEGTGDHGCEYMTGGTVVVLGETGRNFAAGMSGGIAYVYDEDGLFAKRCNTSMATLEKVLPHAEQVASIPEAQWHAPIDVKDGGQRLSDEHILKALIERHFRHTGSERAKALLADWDQARTRFIKVHPTEYKRALGELWEKAQKNAKAIA; encoded by the coding sequence ATGAATAGCAAAATTACCAAAAATACTTCAGATACTTCAAAAGTAGCGGCTGAAACAATTCGGCCAATCGCACAGGGTTTGTACGATCCGGCAAATGAACATGATGCATGTGGCGTCGGTTTTGTTGCGCACATCAAAGGTAAAAAATCCCACGCGATTGTGGCGCAGGGTTTGCAAATATTAGAAAACTTGGATCACCGCGGCGCTGTTGGTGCTGATCCACTGATGGGTGATGGTGCCGGTATTTTGATCCAAGTTCCCGATCTCTTGTATCGCGAGGAAATGGCCAAGCAAGGAGTCACATTACCTCCGTTTGGTGAATACGGTGTGGGTATGATCTTTTTGCCAAAAGAAAGCGCATCACGTTTGGCCTGTGAACAAGAGCTCGAAAGAACAGTTCGCTTAGAAGGTCAAGTAGTGCTTGGATGGCGTGATGTACCAATTGATGTCAAATTGCCGATGTCACCAACGGTACAAAAGACAGAGCCGTTCATTCGCCAAATTTTCATTGGGCGCGGTCGCGACATCATGACAACCGATGCCTTAGAGCGAAAGTTATATGTCATCCGCAAAACAGCGAGTCACGCCATTCAAGATTTGCACTTAAAGCACGGCAAAGAATATTTCGTTGCATCGATGTCAGCACGCACCATTGTTTACAAGGGACTCCTGCTTGCAAATCAAGTAGGTGCGTATTACTTAGACTTACAAGATCAACGCTGCGTGTCGGCGTTAGCCTTGGTGCATCAGCGTTTTTCAACCAACACTTTCCCGGCGTGGGAGTTGGCCCACCCTTATCGCATGATTGCGCACAACGGTGAAATCAATACCGTTAAAGGAAACGTAAATTGGGTTAATGCACGCACCGGCGCAATTAGCTCCCCAGTATTGGGTGATGATCTACAAAAATTGTGGCCATTAATTTATCCAGGTCAGTCTGATACGGCTTGCTTCGATAACTGCTTAGAGTTATTGGTTATGGCGGGCTACCCCTTGGCACAAGCCATGATGATGATGATTCCTGAGGCATGGGAACAGCACACCTTGATGGATGAGAACCGCCGCGCGTTTTATGAATACCATGCAGCGATGATGGAGCCATGGGATGGTCCTGCCGCCATGGCCTTTACCGACGGCCGTCAGATTGGGGCAACGCTCGATCGCAATGGATTACGTCCAGCACGCTATTACGTCACCGATGACGATCTCGTGATCATGGGTTCCGAGGCAGGTGTATTGCCGGTACCTGAGAACAAGATTGTGCAAAAGTGGCGCCTGCAACCCGGCAAGATGTTCATGATTGACATGGAGCAAGGCCGCATCATTGATGACCTTGAACTCAAAGATGCGGTATCGAAAGCCAAGCCATACAAGAGCTGGATTGATGCCGTACGCGTTAAGTTGGATGAAGTCGATTTATCCAAAAAAGATAGTGTGGATGAACAGGTTCATATACGGCCAGCTGCAAAACTATTGGATCGCCAGCAGGCATTTGGTTATAGCCAAGAAGACCTTAAGTATTTAATGGCGCCAATGGCCTTATCAGGTGAAGAAGCAATTGGTTCGATGGGTAACGACAGCCCACTGGCTGTTTTGTCGAATAAAGACAAATCCCTTTACAACTACTTTAAGCAACTCTTTGCTCAGGTTACCAACCCTCCAATCGATTCGATTCGGGAAAATATGGTGATGTCCTTAGTTTCGTTTGTGGGACCAAAACCCAATTTGCTCGACACCAACAACATCAATCCCCCAATGCGGCTAGAAGTGAGTCAGCCCATTTTAGATTTTGAAGAGATGGCGAAGATTCGCCACATTGAGCACTACACCAATGGCAAGTTCCGCACTTACGAATTGGATATCTGCTATCCAGTCGCTTGGGGCAAAGAAGGTATTGAGGCGCGCCTAGCATCCTTGTGCGCAGAGGCTGCCGATGCAGTTAGCCTCGGCTTCAACATTGTGCTGATCAGTGATCGCCAAGTGGATGAGAAGCACGTTGCTATTCCAGCGCTATTGGCAACGTCTGCCATTCACCAGCATTTGGTTGCTAAGGGATTGCGTACTAGCGTTGGTCTAGTTGTAGAGACCGGTAGCGCGCGCGAGACCCATCACTTTGCATTGCTCGCGGGCTATGGTGCAGAAGCCATTCACCCCTTCTTGGCAATGGAGACTTTGGCGGAAATGGCAAAAGGTTTGCCCGGTGATCTATCACCCGAAAAAGCCATCAAGAATTACGTAAAAGCGGTAGGCAAAGGCTTGCAAAAAGTCATGTCAAAAATGGGTATCTCAACCTATATGTCCTATACCGGATCACAAATTTTTGAGGCCATTGGACTCAATCAGGAAGTGATTCAACAGTATTTCAAAAATACGCCATCGAATGTGGGCGGTATTGGTGTGTTTGAAATTGCCGAAGAGGCCCTGCATATGCATCAGCAGGCGTTTGGAAACGATCCTGTGCTCAGCAATATGCTCGAAGCGGGCGGCGAATATGCCTATCGTGTTCGCGGTGAAAATCACATGTGGACACCCGATACCATTGCAAAGCTACAGCATGCAGCGCGTACGGGTTCTGACAAGGGCTACCAGACATATAAAGAGTACGCCAACATCATCAATGACCAGAGCAAGCGTCAGATGACCTTGCGCGGCTTATTTGAATTTAAGGTGGATCCTGCTAAAGCGATTCCGCTCGATGAGGTGGAGTCTGCTAAAGAGATCGTCAAACGCTTTGCCACGGGCGCGATGTCCTTGGGCTCCATCTCAACCGAGGCCCATGCAACCTTAGCAATTGCAATGAACCGTATTGGAGGTAAGTCCAATACAGGCGAGGGCGGCGAAGATCCGAATCGCTACAAGAACGAACTCAAAGGCATTCCGATTCGTAAGGGCGAAAGTCTTGCAAGCATTCTGGGTAGCGATGTGGTCGAAGCCAATATTCCATTGGAAGATGGCGATTCCTTGCGCTCAAAAATCAAGCAAGTAGCGTCCGGCCGCTTTGGCGTCACCGCCGAATATTTACGCTCAGCCGATCAGTTGCAAATCAAAATGGCGCAAGGCGCAAAGCCAGGCGAGGGCGGTCAGTTGCCTGGTAGCAAAGTATCCGATTACATTGGTAAGTTGCGTTATTCGGTACCGGGCGTTGGTTTGATTTCTCCGCCTCCACACCATGATATTTATTCGATTGAAGACATTGCGCAGCTGATTCATGACCTTAAGAACGTCAATCCGAAGGCAGATGTGTCAGTCAAGCTTGTTGCTGAAGTGGGAGTGGGTACGGTTGCTGCGGGTGTTGCTAAAGCGAAAGCCGATCACGTGGTGATTGCGGGCCATGATGGCGGTACCGGCGCCTCGCCACTTTCATCGATTAAGCATGCGGGTTCCCCATGGGAGCTTGGTCTTGCTGAAACCCAGCAAACCTTGGTACTCAATCGTTTGCGTAGCCGTATTCGGGTGCAGGCCGATGGTCAAATGAAAACCGGTCGTGACGTGGTGATTGGCGCCTTACTTGGTGCGGATGAATTTGGTTTCGCCACTGCACCACTGGTAGTAGAAGGTTGCATCATGATGCGCAAGTGCCATTTGAATACCTGCCCAGTTGGTGTTGCTACGCAAGATCCAGAGCTGCGTAAAAAGTTCGCGGGTAAGCCAGAGCACGTGGTTAATTTCTTCTTCTTTGTTGCAGAAGAAGCACGCGAAATCATGGCTCAGTTAGGCATACGCAAGTTTGATGATCTGATTGGCCGAGTTGATTTACTCGATACCCGCAAGGGCATCGATAACTGGAAAACCCACGGACTGGACTTCAGTAAGATTTTTGCAGCCCCGGCTGTACCAGCCGATGTGCCGCGCTATCAAGTGCTCACGCAGGACCATGGACTCGGCACTGCCTTAGACCATATTTTGATTGAAAAGAGCGAGCCTGCATTAGAGCGCGGCGAGAAAGTGTCCTTCATTGTTCCTGTGAAGAACGTGAATCGTACCGTAGGCGCAATGCTATCCGGTGAAATCGCTCAGCGCTATGGCCATGCTGGCTTGCCAGACGACACCATTCACATCCAGTTAAACGGCACAGCCGGTCAAAGTTTTGCCGCATTCTTGGCGCACGGCGTTACCTTGGATCTGGTTGGCGATGCCAATGATTATGTTGGTAAAGGATTGTCGGGTGGCCGTGTCATCGTGCGCGCACCGCATGAGTTCCGTGGCGATACAGCCAAGAACATCATTGTCGGCAATACCGTCTTGTATGGCGCGATTGGTGGCGAAGCCTTCTTTAATGGCGTAGCTGGCGAGCGATTTGCAGTTCGTAACTCGGGTGCTACGGCTGTAGTTGAAGGTACCGGTGATCACGGTTGTGAATACATGACGGGTGGTACGGTTGTCGTTCTGGGTGAAACCGGACGCAACTTTGCAGCCGGCATGAGCGGTGGTATCGCTTATGTCTACGACGAAGATGGTTTGTTTGCAAAGCGTTGCAATACCAGTATGGCTACTTTAGAAAAAGTACTACCCCATGCAGAGCAGGTCGCGAGCATTCCTGAAGCCCAGTGGCATGCACCAATCGATGTGAAGGATGGCGGTCAGCGTCTTAGCGATGAGCATATTTTAAAGGCCTTAATTGAGCGTCATTTCCGGCACACCGGTTCTGAGCGTGCGAAGGCCTTGCTCGCTGATTGGGATCAGGCGCGTACTCGCTTTATCAAAGTACACCCCACTGAATACAAACGTGCCTTGGGTGAGCTTTGGGAAAAAGCGCAAAAAAATGCAAAAGCGATTGCTTAA
- the mlaE gene encoding lipid asymmetry maintenance ABC transporter permease subunit MlaE, whose translation MIVRKTIDLLGDLGFFIRSNIVSLGHATRMFIAVMARSAPLLKRPRLVSDQILFIGNHSFVIIAVSGLFVGFVLGLQGYYTLNRYGSEQALGLLVALSLTRELGPVITALLFAGRAGTSLTAEIGLMKAGEQLSAMEMMAVDPLSRVVAPRLWAGIISMPILATIFTAVGVVGGYFVGVPLIGVDSGAFWSQMQGGVDLFSDIGNGLIKSVVFGIVVTFIALYQGFEAKPTPEGVSQATTRTVVISSLAVLALDFLLTALMFSN comes from the coding sequence ATGATCGTACGTAAAACCATCGATTTGCTTGGCGATCTCGGATTCTTTATCCGCAGCAATATTGTTAGTCTCGGCCATGCAACGCGCATGTTCATTGCAGTGATGGCGCGCTCGGCTCCGCTACTAAAGCGCCCACGCCTGGTTTCGGATCAAATCCTCTTTATCGGTAATCACTCCTTTGTGATTATTGCGGTCTCGGGTTTATTTGTTGGCTTTGTATTGGGACTGCAGGGCTACTACACCTTGAATCGCTATGGCTCGGAACAAGCGTTGGGCCTGTTGGTTGCCTTATCGCTCACGCGTGAACTGGGCCCCGTAATTACTGCCCTCCTTTTTGCGGGCAGGGCAGGCACTTCGTTGACCGCAGAAATTGGCCTAATGAAGGCAGGCGAACAATTGAGTGCAATGGAGATGATGGCCGTCGATCCTTTGAGCCGAGTAGTAGCGCCGCGCCTGTGGGCTGGCATTATTTCCATGCCGATTTTGGCAACCATCTTTACTGCGGTTGGTGTGGTTGGCGGTTACTTTGTAGGCGTGCCATTAATTGGTGTTGACTCGGGTGCGTTTTGGTCACAAATGCAAGGTGGCGTTGATCTCTTCTCCGATATTGGCAACGGTTTAATTAAGAGCGTTGTATTTGGTATTGTGGTGACCTTTATCGCCCTCTATCAAGGCTTTGAAGCCAAACCAACGCCAGAAGGGGTGTCCCAGGCAACTACCCGGACGGTTGTGATTTCATCCTTGGCAGTATTGGCATTGGATTTCTTGCTGACTGCCTTGATGTTCTCTAACTAG
- the mlaD gene encoding outer membrane lipid asymmetry maintenance protein MlaD, translating to MRKSAIDVWVGIFVAIGLLAALFLALKVGNMNAVSFQPTYTITARFDNIGGLKPRAPVKSAGVVVGRIADIRFDDTTYQATVTMTLERSYQFPKDSAAKILTSGLLGEQYVGLEAGGSDQMLAQGNMITQTQSAVVLENLISQFLYNKAADGGKDEGTKK from the coding sequence ATGAGAAAAAGTGCGATTGATGTCTGGGTTGGAATATTCGTTGCCATTGGCTTATTGGCCGCCCTCTTTTTGGCCCTCAAGGTCGGCAATATGAATGCCGTATCGTTTCAGCCCACCTACACCATTACCGCTCGCTTTGACAACATCGGCGGCCTAAAGCCACGTGCACCAGTCAAAAGCGCTGGCGTAGTTGTTGGCCGTATTGCGGACATTCGCTTTGATGACACGACATACCAAGCAACCGTCACGATGACGCTGGAGCGTAGCTACCAGTTTCCAAAAGACTCGGCCGCGAAGATTTTGACTTCGGGCTTATTAGGTGAGCAATACGTTGGGCTCGAGGCCGGCGGCTCAGATCAAATGTTGGCACAGGGCAATATGATTACGCAAACCCAATCGGCTGTTGTGCTCGAAAACCTCATCAGCCAATTTTTGTACAACAAGGCGGCTGATGGCGGTAAAGATGAAGGCACTAAAAAGTGA